A stretch of DNA from Anaerobacillus isosaccharinicus:
CAGCGTATGAAAGTTCTCGCATTTCACGGTAGGTTAATTCTTCAATTTCCATTGGGTTTTGAACGACATTAGGATTAGCAGCAAAAACTGAATCAACATCAGTGAAGTTTTCATAAAGATCCGCTTGAACAGCAGCGGCCACAATTGAACCTGTTATGTCCGATCCACCGCGCGGGAATGTCACTAATGTACCTTCTTGTGTATACCCAAAAAATCCTGGAAAAATTAAAACACCATCTTTGTTTCTTAGTTCTTTGTATAAATTCTCATAAGCTTCTGGTAAGACTTGAGCATTTCCGTATTCTTTACTCAGTACCAAACCTACATCTTTCGGGTCAACAAAGTGGGCATTTACACCTAACGATTGCATGTAAAAAGAAAATAGCTTCGCATTGTTATCTTCACCACTAGCTTTCATTAAGTCGATAAATTCCCGTTCACCTTCATCTTTTGTGCCTAACCGTGACAGTAAATCGTCTTCAATAATACTGACAATACTAGATGATAGTTTTAATTCAAGAGCTATCTGTTCATAACGACTAACAACTAAACGTAAAGCTTCTTTTACATCACCATTTGATAATGCAGCATCTGCTAAAGAAATTAGTAAATCGGTCACTTTTGTATCTTCCTTAAATCGCTTTCCTGGTGCTGAAACAACAACAATTTTTCTTTCTGGATCTGCCATAACAATACTTGCTACTTTTTGCATTTGTTCTGCACTAGCTAAAGATGTTCCACCAAACTTACAAACTTTCATAATTTTAAAATCACCCCATAATTGTAGTTTTTTCAGTACCAGTAAATTAATTGATAATTGTAAATTTTAACACTGCAATCACATTGTAGCAACTAACGATTTTGCGAAAAAAAAGCACCTACTCCCATATTATATGAGAAAGAGGCGCCTACCCTTATTAATAACATTGTTTCAATACAATCCTCTTCAAAATCTACCGTTTTTAACGGCTTACTCAATACATAACCCTGAATTTCATCACATCAACAAACGAACGTTCCTTGAGAGATTTCCTTACAATTTCCCTTAAAACT
This window harbors:
- a CDS encoding aspartate kinase: MKVCKFGGTSLASAEQMQKVASIVMADPERKIVVVSAPGKRFKEDTKVTDLLISLADAALSNGDVKEALRLVVSRYEQIALELKLSSSIVSIIEDDLLSRLGTKDEGEREFIDLMKASGEDNNAKLFSFYMQSLGVNAHFVDPKDVGLVLSKEYGNAQVLPEAYENLYKELRNKDGVLIFPGFFGYTQEGTLVTFPRGGSDITGSIVAAAVQADLYENFTDVDSVFAANPNVVQNPMEIEELTYREMRELSYAGFSVFHDEALIPAFKKGVPVCIKNTNNPSARGTMVVNERNYLINPVIGIASDSGFSTIYVRKYLMNREIGFGRRLLEIIEDEGLSYEHMPSGIDDTSVILKGAQLTLEIEARIVDRIEKELDADDVHVEHDFAMVMVVGEGMKKMVGITAKATTGLARAGVNLHMINQGSSEVSMVFGVKATDADKAVRELYNDFFVATKTPVL